The window gaaagaaaaggaagcgGGGTAACAGAAAAAGAATGcgtgagaaaaaaaaaagtggtagatagatagatagatagatagatGGGTATCATAGACTGTATATATGGGTAACTGTCAACAGACATTAGTTACCCCCTGAGAAACCTTCAAGGTTACCAATTGGGATTCATGCCCCTGGGCCACCATTCCCGATTCTTACCATCCTCCGCATATTGGTCATGGCAACCGGTCTCTCTTTGAGTTTCCTGGGCTTCCAcaatatcatcatcaaacacatGGGTGCCAACATGCTTCTCCCTGAGCAGCTTCTCCGTCTTTTCAACGACTGTTTCCAACTCTTCGATGCCCTCGGCTTGCAGAAAATGCTCCTCTATTCCCTTCAACTTCTGCAGCCGAGCCAACCTCTGTCGCCAGAGACTAAACGCAAGGCGACATTCACGCTCAGCCTCTGGGCCCTGGATCTCCCCGACCAACCTGCAGAAGTGCAGCAGtaacctcgtcctcccccatctGCCCGCCTTCAAGTCTTCCACCGCAACGTCGTAGAGAGCCTTCAAGGCACTTGCAGGGAGTGTCTTCTTCCCTCGCCGCttcaagaagaggatgcAAAGATACACATGTCGATATTTCTGACTGTAACTGAGATCGGTTCGCTCGGCGAACCAGGTTGCCGCATTCGTTATGATCCTGTATTGTGCCATCTTGTAGAGCCTAGGACTGTAGCAACTGCGGTCTTTGGCGTAGCCGCCACTGAATCCAAGCATGCCTCCAACCCAGCTGTAAAGACCCAGGCATCGCCAGATCGTATCTGGTGGCAACTTTTCATCCTTGACGATCTTCTCTGCAACATGCTCAATGCTGCAGGGATTGAACTCGTATGCATCGGGATGCCGCAGCTCAAAGTTGAAGAGCTCGGCGATGTCGATTCTGACCTCGTGGCGCATGCCAGACGATTCCGCAAGGATTTCGAGGAAATTCTTTCCGACCATACCCCCATTTCTGGGGCATATATAAGCCTCCAGCGAGACGAGCACGTCGCCCACGCGGCCAAGTGCATCTAACAGCCTCCAGACAGTCCTTCCGTAAGCGTGGAAAAGGGCTAATGGGGTTATCCCCCATTCTTCACGTTCCCACTTTGGTACTGCGTTAATAGCGTATGTCTGCACAGCCAAGTCCGGCGACGTATATAGAATGTTGTGGTGGTAAACAGCCTTCAAAAAAGACGTAAGTGCTGCTGCGTCATCTTGAATCTGGCGCCGTTCCCTATAATAGTAGTTATATATACCAACGAGCTGGTCCGATCTAACCATCTGCCGACTATTCCATTGTGCGAGCAATAGCCATCCGAGTTCAGCTCCACTCAATGGTGGGAGGCTCGGTTCTTCCTTGGTGAAAAGGCGGGCAGTCTGTACAAAGTTGGGCTCTCCAATTGTGCGTGCATGGGCAAGCGTAGTAAGCCAAGCATATCTCAGCCCACACTTCTCTGCAAGACTGGATGACCggaccagaacccttttgACCGTGTCATTGATTTTGCTGAGAAGATGGTGTCGGTCGTACCGGCCTGTATCGTTTAACCCGCCTATATGGTTCAACAAAACATCCAGTACCGCACCAAGCGCGCGGGCCTGACGCATTTGAGAGGTCTTGGGCGAAAGCCAGTCCAAAGCATCGTCCTGGGCAGCTTCGGTTCTCGATGACGTGCACGCCCAGAGGACAAAATGCTTATTTAGCAGCCGCAAGAGCTGCCTCTCAAAACGGCTTTCCTGGCCCCCTACTGTGAGGCTGATATGTGGCAAATCACATAGCAAGGAGACGAAAGGGGCAAGGAGATTGCAAGTCTCATCACATGCAGGTAGCATCGCCAATCGTTCACCCAGGGCATCCCAGAACCGTGCGCCGAGAGAAGATAAAGGATAGACCCGCGAGTTAGACAGAGCacggatgatggtggtggtgatcaacAGGAGTTGGCTATTATACGCTTCATCCGCTTTCTCATCCAATTCCGTGGTTGCTTTGGTAGACGTGGCGCGCAGTCGTGAGTCCAAAGCTGTGTAGAGGTGGTCTGCCACTCTTGCAAGACCCACGGGAGCTAGATCCCCTTGAAGAATATACCAGTAGAGCTTGTTGCTGATCTCCTCAGTGAGGGGCATAATCATGTGCTCGTCCACCTCTGCCGCCGCGGTCCGAAACAGCTCGACATCTGCAAGAAACATGGAGACCTGATTGGAGCGACGAACTTTGGGCGGAGGTTGCTCAACTGACAGGGCCGACACCGAGTCATCAACCACATGCTGAGTTGATGATGCTCCTAGCCCTAGCGAAGCTTTTATTGATCTTGCGAGGAACGATAGGCTGGTGCCAGGCTCATGAGTAAGATCTGACACAATGATATCTGCCAAGGACTTTGGAGGGTCCCATC is drawn from Podospora pseudocomata strain CBS 415.72m chromosome 1 map unlocalized CBS415.72m_1, whole genome shotgun sequence and contains these coding sequences:
- a CDS encoding uncharacterized protein (EggNog:ENOG503P78M), giving the protein MISRPGIRHNVIANSMLASSFETYRLLSKPLARGASYIPGPLESQWRLGRRRMGFSLQCPPTPPPWAFMAPLDLSKWRWDPPKSLADIIVSDLTHEPGTSLSFLARSIKASLGLGASSTQHVVDDSVSALSVEQPPPKVRRSNQVSMFLADVELFRTAAAEVDEHMIMPLTEEISNKLYWYILQGDLAPVGLARVADHLYTALDSRLRATSTKATTELDEKADEAYNSQLLLITTTIIRALSNSRVYPLSSLGARFWDALGERLAMLPACDETCNLLAPFVSLLCDLPHISLTVGGQESRFERQLLRLLNKHFVLWACTSSRTEAAQDDALDWLSPKTSQMRQARALGAVLDVLLNHIGGLNDTGRYDRHHLLSKINDTVKRVLVRSSSLAEKCGLRYAWLTTLAHARTIGEPNFVQTARLFTKEEPSLPPLSGAELGWLLLAQWNSRQMVRSDQLVGIYNYYYRERRQIQDDAAALTSFLKAVYHHNILYTSPDLAVQTYAINAVPKWEREEWGITPLALFHAYGRTVWRLLDALGRVGDVLVSLEAYICPRNGGMVGKNFLEILAESSGMRHEVRIDIAELFNFELRHPDAYEFNPCSIEHVAEKIVKDEKLPPDTIWRCLGLYSWVGGMLGFSGGYAKDRSCYSPRLYKMAQYRIITNAATWFAERTDLSYSQKYRHVYLCILFLKRRGKKTLPASALKALYDVAVEDLKAGRWGRTRLLLHFCRLVGEIQGPEAERECRLAFSLWRQRLARLQKLKGIEEHFLQAEGIEELETVVEKTEKLLREKHVGTHVFDDDIVEAQETQRETGCHDQYAEDGKNREWWPRGMNPNW